The DNA segment GACCTTCCTGCTCAGCGTGGTGATCGGTTTCCTTGCGCTGCCGGCGGCGTCGGTGGAGTTCTGGACCCGGTTGGCCGGCGGGGATTCGGGGATCAACGAGGGGTTGTTCCACTACACGAACCAGTCGGTGGTCGGGAATGCGGTACGCCTGTTCGGCGACGGCGCGGAGACCGCAGCACTGCCGTTCACCGCGCTGGCCGGATTGATCGGACTGGTCGCCGCGGTGGCCTGGCACCGGCTGGGGCAGGTGTCGCTGGCGCTGTCCCTGGTCGGATTCGCCGCCCTGGTGGCCTCCCCGATCTCCTGGTCGCACCACTATGTGTGGGTGCTCCCGCTCGGCCTGGTGCTGTTCCGCAGCCGACGCGAACTCCCCCGACTGGTGTTGGTGACCGGGATTCTCCTGGTCGCCTATGTGACCTTCGCCCCGTTCAACGCCCTGCCGTACGCGCAGGAGGAGACCTGGGGTATCGGTTACCGGTTGCTGAACACTGCCGGCCTGCTGCTGGCGCTGACCTTCATGATCAGCTGCCTTCTGGTCGGGGTACGCAAGCTCCGGGACAGGACTGCGGTTTCGGATGTCGCGGTGAGCAGCGGTTAGACTCAGCGGTCGCAAGGGGCGGTAGCTCAGCAGGTCAGAGCAGGGGACTCATAATCCCTGGGTCGCGGGTTCGAGCCCCGCCCGCCCCACCGGCGGGGAACCCGTGCTCCCGGATTACTCTTACCGACACGGTCACAGCCGTGACACCGTTCACCCCGAGGAGCTCCCATGACGATACGTCCAGCCCTGGTGGCCCTGGCTGTCGTGATCGTTGTGCTCCTCCTCGTGCTGTTCCTGGCCGGCCTAGGTCAGAGCGTCATCTGTGAGGCAGGCGGATCGTCGGGCTGCGAGTCCTCCTGGCGCTGGGACTGGCCCCTCCAGTGACCTGAGCCCGAAGGCGCTGAACGCGCCCCGGCGCCTCGATCTTCGTCGGTTAGGGTTCCCAAACCCCTTGCAGTACGGGCATTCCGCAATCCCCCGGTTACTCCGTTCACCTGCACAAACCGCTCCGGACGACATATACTACGAATCGTAGTATTCACTGACGATGCCAGGGGCCCCCATGGAAACCGACCAGCCAGCCACCCAGAGCAGCCCGCGGTTCGACACCTCCTTCCTCTGGAAGTTCGCGGTGATGGTGGCCGTCGCCCTCGCGATCTACTTCATCCCCCCGCCGGCAGGGGTCGACCCGCGGGGGATGCACATGCTGGCCATCTTCGTGGCCACCATCCTCGGGCTGATCCTGCAACCGCTGCCGACGCCGTCGATCGCCATCATCGGCCTGGCGGTGGCGATGATCACCGGCGCCATGGACGTCGGCGAGGGTGAGGCCCTGGCCGGCTTCGCCAATGCCACCGTGCTGCTGATCGTCGCGGCCTTCTTCATCGCCGACGGCTTCCTGCTGACCGGGCTCGGACGGCGGATCGCGCTGATCTTCGTCTCCTGGATCGGCAAATCCCCCCTGGGTATCGCCTACGGCATGGCCGTCACCGACCTGGTACTGGCACCGGCCACGCCGTCGAACACCGCGCGTGCCGGCGGGGTCGTCTACCCGATCATCCGCTCGATCTCCGAGGTCCAGGGCTCCACCCCGGACAGCGACGAATCCCGGCGCAAGCTGGGCTCCTACCTCACCCTGACCGCGGCCCATGTCAACGTGATCACCAGTGCCATGTTCGTCACTGCCATGGCCGGCAACCCGGTCGCCCAGGAAGCCGCCGCCGGACTCGGGGTGGAGATCACCTGGGGCGGCTGGGCACTGGCCGCGATCGTCCCCGGGATCCTCAGCCTGCTCGCCGTTCCGTGGGTGATGACCCTGCTCTACCGCCCCACCGCCACCCACACCCCCGATGCCCCGGAGATGGCCCGTACCGAACTTCGGAAGATGGGCCGGATGTCCCACGGCGAAATGATCATGGCCGGGACCTTCGTGCTGTTGCTCGGGCTGTGGATCGCCGGATCGAGCATCGGGGTGAACGCGACGGCCGCAGCCTTCGTCGGCATCGCCATCCTGCTGCTCACCCGCGTCCTGACCTGGAAGGACATGGCGCGCAACGCCTCAGCCTGGAACACCTTCATCTTCTTCGCCGTGCTGGTCGGCATGGCCGCCCAGCTCAACACCCTCGGTGTGATCGACTGGATCGGCAGTGTGGTCTCCGGCCTGGTCGGCGGCATGCCCTGGGTCCTGGCTTTCGCCATCCTCAGCCTCGTCTACTTCTACGTCCACTACCTCTTCGCCTCCAACACCGCCCAGATCGTCGCCATGTACGCGGTCTTCGTCGGTGCAGCGATCACCGCCGGCGCCCCGCCGATGTTCGCCGCCCTGGTCTTCGGATTCATCGGCAACCTCTTCGGCGCACTCTCCCACTACGCCTCCGGACCGTCGGCCGTCATCTACGGCTCCGGGTACGTGAAGGTCGGGGAATGGTTCCGGATCGCCTTCGCGATGTCGATCGTGATCATCCTGATCTGGACCATCACCGGTGGCGCCTGGATGTACGTGCTCGGCATGTGGGAAGGCGCCGGACCGCCGTTCGGATGATCCCGGGCAACCCTCCCGATCCTGCACCGGACCAGCCACCGAGCCGGTCACCGCCCCGCCAGTTCCGACCCATCACGGAGGAAGCAGATGACCACCGTCGATCGCCCACCAACCGCAGGCACCTCGCCACCCCGACCCATGATCAGCAACTTCTGGGCGAAGACGATCATGGCGATCACCGGACTGATCTTCGCCGCCTTCGTCTTCGTGCACATGTACGGCAACCTGCACATCTACTACGGCGCCCAGGCCTTCGACGAGTACGCCCACTGGCTGCGTACCCTGCTGGAGCCACTGCTGCCCTACTCCGGCGTGCTCTGGATCCTGCGCGTGGTGCTGTTGATCTGCCTGGTCCTGCACGTCGGCTGCGCCGTCCTGCTGCACGTCCGCAGCCGACAAGCCCGCGGACCGCACCGGCGTCCGGGACTGCGTCGCACCGAGGCCTGGTTGGCCCGGTCGATGCTGGCCAGCGGAGTGATCATCGGACTGTTCGTGATCTTCCACATCCTCGACCTGACGATCGGCCTGCAACCGGCTGCGACCGATGTCTTCACCCACGGGGCCGCCTATGCCAACCTCGTCGCAAGCTTCCGGCGACCACTCGTGGCCGCCTTCTACATCCTCGCCATGCTCGTTTTGTCCGCCCATCTGGCCCACGGGATCTGGGCAGCCGCCAATGACCTCGGCGCCACCGGCAAGCGGCTGCGTCAGGTCGCGGTGATCGTCGCCGGTCTGGTCGCCCTGGCGGTCTGCGTGGGCAACATCTCGATCCCCGTGATGGTTCTGACAGGAGGACTGCAATGACCCCCGTCCCCCACGCCACCAGTACAGCACCCGGCACGGCGATCGCCGACACCGCCGCCCTGCTCGACGACCTGCGAGCGATCGGTGAGGATCTGCCCGGATTCGACCTGCCCGCCGATCGCGATCCGGCGAAAGTCTGGTCCGAACGCAAACTCGACTACCGGCTGGTCTCACCGTTGAACCGTCGCAAGTTCACCGTGATCGTCGTCGGCACCGGCCTGGCCGGTGCCGGCTGCGCAGCTGCTCTGGGTGAGCTCGGCTACCGGGTCGAGGCCTTCACCTTCCACGACGCGCCCCGGCGCGCCCATTCCGTGGCCGCCCAGGGAGGTATCAACGCCGCCCGCGCACGCAAGGTCGACAACGACTCCCTGGCCCGCTTCGTCAAGGACACGGTGAAGGGCGGCGACTTCCGCGGACGCGAGGCCGATGCCTGGCGGCTGGGCGAGGAGAGCATCCGGGTGATCGACCACATGGAGGCGATCGGGGCGCCGTTCGCCCGCGAGTACGGCGGCCAGTTGGCCACCCGGTCCTTCGGCGGGGTGCAGGTCTCGCGTACCTACTACACCCGGGGACAGACCGGACAGCAGTTGCAGGTCGCCGCATCGCAGGCCCTGCTCCGGCAGGTCGCCGCCGGCACGGTCACCCTGCACACCCGCTCGGAGATGCTGGACCTGATCGTCAGTGACGGACGCGCGCAGGGCATCGTCGTCCGGGATCTGCTGACCGGCCGGATCCGGCCGGTCACGGCCCATGCCGTGGTGCTGGCCACCGGTGGGTACGGCAATGTCTACTTCAAGTCGACCCTGGCGAAGAACTCCAATGTCACCGCCGCCTTCCGGGCCCACCGCCGCGGCGCCCACTTCGCCAATCCCTGTCTGATCCAGTTCCACCCGACCGCGCTGCCGGTCTCCTCACCGTGGCAGTCGAAGACCATCTTGATGAGCGAATCGCTGCGCAACGACGGCCGCATCTGGGTGCCCGTCGAACCCGGTGACCCACGTCCGGCCAATGACATCCCCGAGGCCGAACGCGACTACTACCTGGAACGTCGCTACCCCGCCTTCGGGAACCTGACCCCCCGCGATGTCGCCAGCCGGGCGGCCCGCGACGAGATCGTCGCCGGCCGCGGTGTCGGCCCACTGAAGAACTCGGTCTATCTCGACTTCGCCGATGCCATCGCCCGGGTCGGCAAGAAGGTGATCACCGAGCGGTACGGGAACCTCTTCGAGATGTACACCGATGCCACCGGTGAGGACCCCTACACCGAACCGATGCGGATCGCCCCCGGCGCCCATTTCGCCATGGGCGGTCTCTGGAGCGACTACGACCTGATGACCTCCATCCCCGGCCTGTTCGTGGGCGGCGAGGCCGGCTGGGGTTATCACGGGGCGAACCGGCTCGGCGCGAACTCGCTGCTCTCGGCCTGCGTGGACGGCTGGTTCACCCTGCCCTTCTCCGTACCGAACCATCTGGCGACCCTGCTCGGCAGCGACCGGTTGGCGCTCGACGACCCGGCGGTGACCGAGGCGGTACGCCGGACCGAGGACGGTGTCCGCGCACTGCTCGAGATCGGCGGCAGCCAGGGACCCGACCGGTTCCACCGGCGGCTCGGTGAACTGCTCTACGACAAGTGCGGGGTGAGCCGTTCCGGACCCGAACTGGCCGCGGGCATCGAGCAGGTACGGGCGATCCGGGAGGAGTTCTGGTCCGATCTGCGGGTGGAGGGCCGACCGGACGGGTTCAACCAGGAGATCGAACGTGCCGGACGGGTGGCCGACTACCTCGACATGGCCGAGCTGATGTGCCTGGACGCACTGGATCGCGACGAGTCCTGCGGTGCGCACTTCCGTACCGAACATCAGACCCCGCAGGGTGAGGCCCAGCGCGACGACGTCCACTGGCGCTTCGCCTCGGCCTGGGAACGTATGGCCGACGGCCGGTACCGACGACACCAGGAACCGTTGAACTTCGTCTCGGTGCCCCTGCAGACCCGGGACTACCGATGACCGCGAGTACAGCGCGTGCCGCGGTTCCTCGGGTACGCGACACCCTCCCCCATCCGATCGA comes from the Naumannella halotolerans genome and includes:
- a CDS encoding fumarate reductase/succinate dehydrogenase flavoprotein subunit, coding for MTPVPHATSTAPGTAIADTAALLDDLRAIGEDLPGFDLPADRDPAKVWSERKLDYRLVSPLNRRKFTVIVVGTGLAGAGCAAALGELGYRVEAFTFHDAPRRAHSVAAQGGINAARARKVDNDSLARFVKDTVKGGDFRGREADAWRLGEESIRVIDHMEAIGAPFAREYGGQLATRSFGGVQVSRTYYTRGQTGQQLQVAASQALLRQVAAGTVTLHTRSEMLDLIVSDGRAQGIVVRDLLTGRIRPVTAHAVVLATGGYGNVYFKSTLAKNSNVTAAFRAHRRGAHFANPCLIQFHPTALPVSSPWQSKTILMSESLRNDGRIWVPVEPGDPRPANDIPEAERDYYLERRYPAFGNLTPRDVASRAARDEIVAGRGVGPLKNSVYLDFADAIARVGKKVITERYGNLFEMYTDATGEDPYTEPMRIAPGAHFAMGGLWSDYDLMTSIPGLFVGGEAGWGYHGANRLGANSLLSACVDGWFTLPFSVPNHLATLLGSDRLALDDPAVTEAVRRTEDGVRALLEIGGSQGPDRFHRRLGELLYDKCGVSRSGPELAAGIEQVRAIREEFWSDLRVEGRPDGFNQEIERAGRVADYLDMAELMCLDALDRDESCGAHFRTEHQTPQGEAQRDDVHWRFASAWERMADGRYRRHQEPLNFVSVPLQTRDYR
- a CDS encoding anion permease, translated to METDQPATQSSPRFDTSFLWKFAVMVAVALAIYFIPPPAGVDPRGMHMLAIFVATILGLILQPLPTPSIAIIGLAVAMITGAMDVGEGEALAGFANATVLLIVAAFFIADGFLLTGLGRRIALIFVSWIGKSPLGIAYGMAVTDLVLAPATPSNTARAGGVVYPIIRSISEVQGSTPDSDESRRKLGSYLTLTAAHVNVITSAMFVTAMAGNPVAQEAAAGLGVEITWGGWALAAIVPGILSLLAVPWVMTLLYRPTATHTPDAPEMARTELRKMGRMSHGEMIMAGTFVLLLGLWIAGSSIGVNATAAAFVGIAILLLTRVLTWKDMARNASAWNTFIFFAVLVGMAAQLNTLGVIDWIGSVVSGLVGGMPWVLAFAILSLVYFYVHYLFASNTAQIVAMYAVFVGAAITAGAPPMFAALVFGFIGNLFGALSHYASGPSAVIYGSGYVKVGEWFRIAFAMSIVIILIWTITGGAWMYVLGMWEGAGPPFG
- a CDS encoding succinate dehydrogenase cytochrome b subunit — translated: MTTVDRPPTAGTSPPRPMISNFWAKTIMAITGLIFAAFVFVHMYGNLHIYYGAQAFDEYAHWLRTLLEPLLPYSGVLWILRVVLLICLVLHVGCAVLLHVRSRQARGPHRRPGLRRTEAWLARSMLASGVIIGLFVIFHILDLTIGLQPAATDVFTHGAAYANLVASFRRPLVAAFYILAMLVLSAHLAHGIWAAANDLGATGKRLRQVAVIVAGLVALAVCVGNISIPVMVLTGGLQ